In a genomic window of Arthrobacter woluwensis:
- a CDS encoding type IV toxin-antitoxin system AbiEi family antitoxin domain-containing protein, whose amino-acid sequence MPPLTVTPWLPPDQEHWTTAELEHLGIGRGARRRLLTTGEIVRLRPGLFARRRAASSSGPRELADQTLHAHAHRAAARPDAAYVYSHTSAARLRGLRFLRYSSTIHVACTSNPCMRRLGAGVRTHIVRLPEDHVENINGIRCTTLERTIIDCARIMPLEDAVVLADQALGLGADRARLLRMLDGMAGYRGVVNARRVVELSDPRSESVAESRARVLFHREGLPTPIPQWEVQTPLGRRFLDFAWPEEMLAVEFDGEVKYFGSTPTDRALYEERLRERHLMELGWRFVRLTWSDLEQPGEVRHRITSALRGPALRPRT is encoded by the coding sequence ATGCCACCTCTCACCGTCACCCCCTGGCTGCCACCGGACCAGGAGCACTGGACCACCGCGGAGCTTGAACACCTCGGCATCGGACGCGGCGCACGACGACGGTTGCTCACCACCGGGGAGATCGTGCGGCTGCGCCCCGGCCTCTTCGCTCGGAGACGTGCTGCTTCATCGTCGGGGCCGCGTGAACTCGCTGATCAGACGCTTCACGCACATGCGCACCGTGCCGCGGCCCGACCTGATGCCGCCTATGTGTACAGCCATACGTCGGCAGCGCGGCTCAGGGGTTTGAGATTCCTCCGCTACAGCAGCACCATCCATGTGGCCTGCACCAGTAACCCGTGCATGCGGCGCCTCGGTGCCGGCGTTCGGACCCACATCGTCCGCCTCCCGGAGGACCACGTCGAGAACATCAACGGGATCCGCTGCACGACGCTGGAACGCACCATCATCGACTGCGCACGGATCATGCCCCTCGAGGACGCGGTGGTCCTGGCGGATCAGGCGCTGGGTCTCGGAGCGGACCGCGCCCGTCTACTGAGAATGCTGGACGGGATGGCCGGATACCGAGGGGTCGTGAACGCTCGACGAGTAGTGGAGCTCTCCGACCCCCGGAGTGAATCCGTGGCGGAATCCCGCGCCCGAGTCCTGTTCCATCGCGAGGGCCTTCCAACACCGATTCCGCAATGGGAGGTACAGACTCCCCTGGGGCGACGATTCCTCGACTTCGCCTGGCCGGAGGAGATGCTGGCCGTGGAGTTCGACGGCGAAGTCAAGTACTTCGGGTCGACGCCTACGGATCGCGCCCTCTACGAAGAACGCCTCCGGGAGCGTCACCTCATGGAGCTCGGTTGGCGCTTCGTCAGGCTCACATGGTCGGATCTGGAACAACCTGGCGAGGTCCGTCACAGGATCACGTCAGCGCTACGCGGGCCGGCACTGCGTCCCCGCACGTGA